Part of the Dehalococcoidia bacterium genome is shown below.
ACCAAAATCAAGAATTAAGTGAAGTGGAGCGCACTAGAATGTGCCAGCATTAGGGCTTGGGAGGAAGAGTTGTCGCGATTAACAATTAATGATTTGCAATTAATGAAAAATAAAGGCGAGAAGATAGCAGCTGGTGTTTGCTACGACGTACAAATGACTAAAATTTGGGAACGTGCTGGCGTTGATCTTCTTTCTGTTGGTGATAGCGTCAGTCGAACTTTTCTTGGAATGGAAGATGATTCCGAATTTTCTTTAGATGCGATGCTTTTATTTGGTAAAGCTGTCGCTCGCGTTGCCCAAAGAGCAGTAGTAAATGTTGATATGCCTACTGTTACTTGTAATGCAGGGCCGAAAGCTGTTGAGGAGGCTGCAAAAAGAATCAAATCTGAAACTTTGGCTGATATGACAAAAGTGGATATTCGAACACAGGAAGAGGAACTTTTTGATGATGTTTTAGCCGTCATAGGTACGGGATTCCCTGTGTATCCTCAAATTGGATTTGATGTTTGGGAGCCATCACACGGTTCTACTAAAGATTTTGACCACGTAATGAAATGGTGTAATGCAGTTCAAGATGCAGGTGCGGTAATGATTGACCTGACTAACGTAAGCCATGAAATTTACTCTGCGGTTGCAAACGCTATAAAGGTTCCCGTAATTGGGGGACAATCGGGACCTGAGGCGGATGGCAGAATTTATGTAAGCTATTTATTAACAGGATACCGATCAGATTCTATTGATAAAAACGACGGGACCCCCAGCGCTGCGAAATATATCTACGAAATTGCTTCAGATGCCGTTTCAAAGATACACTCCGGAACTTGGTGAGATCCCACTGACATATATAGGAGCATTATGATTATCGATTCCCATGGCCATTACACAACGGCCCCTGCAGGTGTACAGATTTTTCGAGCTACACAGATTACATTTATGGGCAACCCTGTAAAGCATCCTGTTAATGTTTCGGACGATGAAATTCGTGCGTCACTCGAGAAGGGTCAATTAAAGCTTCAGAATGAAAGAGGTACTGATATTGCGCTTTTTTCTCCAAGAGCGTCTTGGATGGGTCATCATTTTGGAGGAGAATTAATTAGTAGATATTGGACAGAAATTAATAATGACATCATTAAGAGAGTTTGTGATTTATTCCCTGATCGATTTATACCAGTAGCATCCTTACCTCAATCCCCCGGCGTTCCGCCTGAAAAAGGGGTCGTACAAGAACTGGAGCGAGTGGTTAACGAGATGGGCTTTGTTGGATGCAATCTAAACCCTGACCCATCAGGGGGGTTTTGGTCTGATCCTCCTTTAGGAGACCGTTATTGGTACCCACTTTACGAGAAGTTAGTTGAATTAGATGTCCCCGCAATGATCCATGGGTCGGGTACTTGTAACCCCGCATTTACGACAACGGGCTCACATTATATGAATGTGGACAATACTGGATTTGTGCAAATAATGGATTCAGATATATATAAAGATTTTCCTACGATCAAATTTATTATGCCTCACGGCGGCGGTGCAATCCCTTATCAATATGCCCGTTTCAAAGGTCTAAGCATAATGAGTAAAAGAATGCCTTTCGATGAACTATTAAGCAAAATGTATTTTGATACGGCAATTTACAATCAGGCCGCCACAGAATTTTTAATCAAAACTGTAGGTGTGGACAATGTGCTGTTTGCTTCTGAAATGATTGGCGGAGTCCAAGCTGAAGATCCAGATACTGGAAGGCAGTACGATGATACAAAACCTTATATCGATGGCATCGATTGGCTAACGGAAGCGGATCGTCGGAAATTATTTGAAGAGAATGTTCAGGTAGCCTACCCGCGAATGAAGCCGTATTTGGAGAAAATCCAATAGCTGTGCTTGTTATAAATATCCTGTCATTAATTTTGAGATTTTAAAATGGCGAAGCTTGTAGGGACTTTTTTCCATTCACACGGAGGGACAACATCTTTACCCCCGGAGCTTTGGGTTGAACGCCGGAATAACAGGCCGATAAGGTCGGATGTGCCCAATGAGTCACTTGCGAAGAATACGGCAAAATCGGAGCGAGTTCATAAGGGTTTTCAGACCCTAAGGGATAAAGTACAAGAGCTCAAAGTGGACGTTCTTATCGTCTTTAGTGATGACCAACTTGAGTGTTTTGATTTTAATAATTACCCAGCGTTTGCTGTATACGTTGGTGAAAAATTTAGTAAATCTCAACGAATAATAAGATCTCCATTGATTGGTCGCCATGCTCCCCCAGGGTACGAGTTTTTAGGACACCCTAAGCTTGCTACAGAATTATTATTAGGTGTAATGTCTCGAGGTTTTGATCCTGCTTTTAGTATGAATATGCCTAAACCAGACAAGGGCCTTGCTGGAGGCATAATAAGATCTGCTGAAGAGCTTACCAATTTTACGACGCCAATTGTTCCCATAATGATGAACTTATATTTTGCTCCGCAGGTTACAGGCATGCGGAGTTATTTGTTCGGCAAGGCTGTTCGTGAGGTCATTGACGAATTTGATCAAAACATTCGTATTGGAGTAGTCGCTTCAGGAGGGTTATGGCATACGCCTGGGATGCCCAATGCTTGGCTAAACACCGAATTTGATCATAAGACGCTAGATTTGTTAGCCAAAGGAGACGCCCGTGGAATGGCGGAACATTTTGATAGTTACGTTATTCCGGAAGATGACTTGAGTCAGGATATTTCAACTCAGATTCGCGTTAATACTGGTATGCCCTCTTTAGGTGGACCAGCATTTGGAACCCGTGAAACATGTGCATGGATTGCAGTTGCTGCAGTATCTGAGGGGAGTGCTATTAATATCGTTGATTATATTGATGTTTTCGCCTCACCTGTTGGTAATGCGTTTGCATATTGTGAGAGCTTTATTTAGGGAACATTCCTATAATTTCTTCAATTTTAGGATTGTACCTTTGATGCCCATGGTAAATCATCCTAGCTTGATTTCTATCTGGAGTGTAATAAACGCTTTCTTGAGTCATCATGATGCATTCGTTTTCTTCTGGAATTCGAAACACATTCATGGGGTCACCCCCGTCTTTTACTACGTCAATCGCTTCAAATAGCATTTGCCGGAACTGTATTACTCCTATATCTGATTCACCCAGCCTTTCAATTGTTCTATTTGTCACTGGTCCCTGTGTCACCCATGCCATGAAGTCTTGAGGCAGCGGAACCTCAAGATTGAGCTCTCCATTGATGTATAAAGGAATTTCGTAGTAAGGAACTACTTCTTGGGGAGGTACATCCACTTCAGAGGGGAATTGATATCGTGTATACACGACATGGAGGGTATTGTAATCATCAATCGGAACTCTAATCTGAAATTCTGTGCTGGTAGTTCCTGTAGTGGAGCGCAAAATATTTGGAAAAACCCAAGGATGCCCCACTTTCCAAATATCATCTTCCTCAGATGTGCCTTCAACAACACGTTTTTTGAATACCCCATGGGCAAATTTCTCAAAACCAATCTTTTGATGAGGACGAGCCATTGCGACTCTCCATGGGGGGACTTCGGCCCCTGTTTTTTGAGCTAAATAAAGACCGTAGACGCCATGCAACCATTCTGCATGAACAGGGTCGGTAGAGTTCTCTTGGCATTGAACCCAATTGCATGGGAGTATAGTGAATCCTATATCCCGCCATGCATGTTCTGTAACAAAAAGATCCCATCGGGGAACAAGGGGTGCTGGGGAAGGCCCTAAATAGGCAAATAGCAATCCACCTAATTCTTCTACCGGATAGGCAACTACATTGACTTTTTCTTTAAATCTGCCGTCAGGCCTTACTGTTTCTTCGAATGGTTGTTCAATGCATTGACCCTCTTTGTTTAACATCCATCCGTGATACATACATCGGAGGCCATTCTCTTCAGGTATTCCATAAGAAAGATCTACACGCCGGTGAGGACAAAACCTATCAATGAGCCCTATTTCCCCAGATTTGTCTTTGTACAGAACAAGGTCCTCACCAAGTAGCCTAACCGGTTTAGTTGGTTTTTCATTCAATTCAGCTGCCGCAGCTATAGGATGCCAATAACGCCGAAGTAACTCCCCCATTGGAGTACCTTTTCCAACCTGAGTTAGTAATTCGTTTTGTTCTTGAGTTAGCATGACATCCTCAAATGGTCGAATATGGAGACATTAGCATATTTTTGAGGAAATTATTTAATAATTGAGTAGGAGGAATAATGACTAAATACGGCTTTGAGGATCATTGTTGGCAAGATGTAATTAGCCCAGAAGACTTATATTTATATCGTCATTATGAGAGAGATTTGTATATAGGTGAACGACCTGCGCTTTTGGCGATAGATCTCTACAACATGGCCTATCAAGGAGGGGCGGGTGCAATACATGAAATTGCAGAGAAATTTCCCAGCGCATGCGGGGATTTTGCTTGGAATGCTATAGATCCTACTAAACAGCTTTTTTCAATGATGAGATCTCGAGGGCTTCCTGTTTTTTACACTACAGGAGAGGATCGCCAGGAATCTAGGCCAAACAAAGTACGCGCTACTAATCGGCAATCGACAAATACAAGTGAAAACCCTTTTGAAATTTTTGACTCGTTTAGTCCTGAACCAGAAGACACAATTATTTATAAGCAAAGAGCAAGCGGATTTTATGGCACTCCTTTAATGGCTCACTTAACCCAAGCTGGCATTGATACAGTGATTGTCTGCGGTGAGAGTACAAGTGGTTGCGTGAGAGCTTCAGTAGCGGATGCTTATTCGAACGGCTTGCACGTTGTGATTGCTGAGGAATGTGTATTTGATCGAGGACTGCTTTCACACAAAATTAATTTATTTGATATGCATCATAAATATGCGGACGTAATGCACTTAGACGAAATTGCTGAACGGCTAGAAGTATTTCCAGAAATATAACTATTAATAAAGAGCCTTCAATTTATATTGAAGGCTCTTTATTAATTATGATTTAGCTTGTTCTACTGCCTCTTCCATTCTTCGATGGAGTTCTCCCACAAGAGGGATAGCTGGTCCATACCTATCTGATTCCCACGTAGCTCCGCCTTTGTGATATTGGGCTCGCGTGTTGCGATTCAGCTCGACGCTGTTTTTAGCCCAATTGGGATCAGTCCACGTTTCAGCTGGTGCACCTCCTCCGTACAAAATATCCCCCATTTGAGTAGGATCCCTGAAAACATTCATAGGATCTCCACCGTCTTCAACAATCTTAATGTTTTCGTCAATTTGTTTGCGTAAAAAGACTACGGGGATATCAGTCCTCCCAAGATTTTCTGCAGTTCGATCAGTCAGCGGTCCTTGAGACCACCATCCAACAAAATCTTGATTGAGGATACAATCGAGAATTGGCTTTCCGTCTTCATCCCAAACGGGGACTTCATAATAAGGAACAAAATCTTGCTTTGGTGCTTCAACACCAGGAGGAGCAGCGTAGCAGTTATAATTTATGTGGTATGTGTGTTCATCATCAATAGGTACTCGGATTTGAAATTCACTCCATGGAGCCCCTGCAGCATTTTGCTCAGTATAGAAGGGGAAAATGACCGTAGAGTGCCGAGTTTTTTTATCTTCAGCAGCGCCTAGCTCTTTGGAGTAGAGTATTCCTTTTTCCATCCCGTACTCAGTTTCATGTACGTATAGATCTTTAATGCCATGCGCAGCATTGTGAAAATTCTTACTCATGCGTTCTAAGCGATCAGTATCACCCATTTTTTGCAGTGAGTATTCGAATAAATGGCCATGCAAGTAAACCCCATGTGCAGGATCACCTGTATTTTCTTGGCATTGTAGCCAATTTGCGTTTAAGACGGCGTAGCCAATTTGTCTTACAGAATTGGGCCACACAAATAAATCCCAAGGCGGTAGCAATGGAGCTGGATTTGGCCCCATATAAGCAAATAGCAGGCCGCCCATTTCTTTAACGGGATATCCTGAAAGCTTTATTCGGTCTTTGAACATATCGGGTCGTGCTTCTAATGGGGCTTCTATGCATGAACCTTGTGAGTCATAAAGCCATCCGTGGTAAGGGCACCGAAGTCCATTTTCGTCGGGAATACCGTAACGTAAATCTACAGCCCTATGTAGACATCTTTGGCCGATAAGCCCTACATTCCCTGATTTATCTTTGTAGCACGTGAGATCTTCTCCGAGAAGCCTTACTGGTTGCACAGGGTCTTCATCCAGCTTGGCAGATGGCATAAACGGGAGCCAGTAGCGCCTGAAAAGTTCCCCCCCGGGTGTTCCGGGGCCAACACGCGCAATACGATCATTCATGTCTTGGGTTAGCATATTTACCCTCCTACATTGAATATCTAATTCGCGCGGAGCATACCACTATATAGTTAAGTTGTAGAGTACAGGTTTTGGCCCTAGGTATTACATCAATTTACGGATGCGCTTTACTTGATCAGATAATACGCCTACTACTTTGTCAATTTCTTCCTCAGTAGTATTGGGGCTTAGGCTGAGTCGCAAACTTGCTCGCGAACGCTCATCAGTAATTTTCATTGCTCGCAAAACATGAGAAGGCTCTAGTGATCCTGCACTACACGCACTACCAGAAGACGCATAAATACCTTCAAGGTCTAGTGCCATTAACAAAGGCTCTGATTCGATTCCTTCGAAAGAAATATTAACGTTATTGGGTAGCCGGTGCTCCAGAGTACCGTTGATATGTACGCCTTCAATTCTTTCACATAAACTAGCAAATAATTTATCTCTCAGTGCAACACATTTTTTAGAATTCTCCACGCGGCGGTATTCTGCTTCCTCAAGTGCAACGCTCATAGCTACTATTCCTGCCACATTTTCAGTACCTGCTCGCCTCTCACGCTCTTGTGCACCACCTGCCTGTGTTGGTACAAATGGTGTGCCTTGGCGTATATAAAGCAGCCCTACGCCTTTAGGACCATGGAATTTATGAGCGGATAAGCTCATAAGGTCTACGCCGAGATCATCCACATTAATGGATAGTGCCCCCGGTGCCTGCACAGCATCTGTGTGGAAGTAGATTGAATGCTGCAATTCATCTGCTTTTTGGCGAATTACATCTGATATTTTCTTAATAGGTTGAATAGTTCCTATTTCATTATTTGCGAGCATTACGCTTACCAAAACAGTGTCTTCACGTATTGCGCTTAATACAGAATCTGGTGAGATTAACCCGTTAGCTTCTGGTTTTATGTAAGTGACTTCATAGCCTAGTAGCTCTAGTAACTTTGTAGCATGTAAGAGGGCATGGTGTTCTATTGCAGTTGTGACAATGTGCATGCCAATTTTTTTTTGGGCAAACGCGACACCCATAGTGGCTGCGTTATCTGATTCAGTCCCACCACTAGTAAAAACAATTTCACTCGGACGAGATCCTAATACTCTGGCACACCTATTCCTTGCTTGATCAAGTCCACGCCTAGCGCTTTGGCCTAACGAATACAGGCTAGAAGGATTACCGTACTCTTCATAAAGATATGGATTCATTGCTGCTACGGCTAAAGCAGACATGGGAGTAGTAGCAGCATTATCTAAGTAAATAAATTCACTCAAAATTGGTCATTGCCCTCTTGTGAATTCCGTAGTAGTAGGCACTAGGATATATCGTGAATAAGAGTGATGAAAGAGCTATGGTCGGGGTGCCGGGATTCGAACCCGGGGCCTCTACGTCCCGAACGTAGCGCGCTACCGGACTGCGCCACACCCCGAGTACTTGTACTCGCAATGAGGGAATTCTAGCATACGTATGGGGCATAAAATTAAAGTTAATATCTCTGCGTCAATTTTGATTTGTATTTAAGAACTCTCCGATGATGTCTAAGTCTTTTATAGTTTCTAATGAACGCCAAAATGCATGGCTTTTCAGAGCTGCCAATTTCCCTTCCTGTGCCAAATCGGGAAATACTTTGGTTTCGTGATCACCTATATCTGGGAAAAGCTCAATTGTTTCTTTATTCAATAAATAGGCACCACTATTTATCCAGTAAGGAAGTAGTGGTTTTTCTCTAAATCCTGTAACTGTATCCTCGTTCGTATCAACGACGCCGTACTGGCTGACCATAGGAGTTAGTGCAATAGTGGCCATTGCTTGTTCGTTGCTATGAACAGCACAGAGATCATCAAATGAAATATTAGTGTAAATATCACCGTTACTTGCATATACCAAAGAATCATTTAACCCTGCTTCGTAGTAGCCATGCTTAAAGGCACCCCCTCTCCCTAAAGGAGACTTTTCTTTAATGCACCGTACATCAAGGCCGTTTACTGGCTGGGAAGCAAAGTAATCGTTTATGACATTATGGAGGTACCCAGTCAGCAAAAAGGCTTTATTTATACTGTTATCACGCAGCCACTCGAGCTGATACTGAATAATCGGCTTTCCATTGACCAAAACCATCGGCTTGGGCCTGTTGTCCGTAAGCGGGCGTAATCGTTCACCTTTTCCGCCTGCAAGAATTAATGCTGTAGTAGGTTTTTCCATTACCATAATATGCGAGTCTATGATGTACTTTGCTTCGGGTAAATATCTATGGACTGCTGCCTAAATCCTCGATTCATTTTATACTCAATTAAAGCAGATGTGAGACGGAGAATGATGGATATCCCTGTTAGTTC
Proteins encoded:
- a CDS encoding 3-methyl-2-oxobutanoate hydroxymethyltransferase, which translates into the protein MSRLTINDLQLMKNKGEKIAAGVCYDVQMTKIWERAGVDLLSVGDSVSRTFLGMEDDSEFSLDAMLLFGKAVARVAQRAVVNVDMPTVTCNAGPKAVEEAAKRIKSETLADMTKVDIRTQEEELFDDVLAVIGTGFPVYPQIGFDVWEPSHGSTKDFDHVMKWCNAVQDAGAVMIDLTNVSHEIYSAVANAIKVPVIGGQSGPEADGRIYVSYLLTGYRSDSIDKNDGTPSAAKYIYEIASDAVSKIHSGTW
- a CDS encoding amidohydrolase; the encoded protein is MIIDSHGHYTTAPAGVQIFRATQITFMGNPVKHPVNVSDDEIRASLEKGQLKLQNERGTDIALFSPRASWMGHHFGGELISRYWTEINNDIIKRVCDLFPDRFIPVASLPQSPGVPPEKGVVQELERVVNEMGFVGCNLNPDPSGGFWSDPPLGDRYWYPLYEKLVELDVPAMIHGSGTCNPAFTTTGSHYMNVDNTGFVQIMDSDIYKDFPTIKFIMPHGGGAIPYQYARFKGLSIMSKRMPFDELLSKMYFDTAIYNQAATEFLIKTVGVDNVLFASEMIGGVQAEDPDTGRQYDDTKPYIDGIDWLTEADRRKLFEENVQVAYPRMKPYLEKIQ
- a CDS encoding Rieske 2Fe-2S domain-containing protein, which translates into the protein MLTQEQNELLTQVGKGTPMGELLRRYWHPIAAAAELNEKPTKPVRLLGEDLVLYKDKSGEIGLIDRFCPHRRVDLSYGIPEENGLRCMYHGWMLNKEGQCIEQPFEETVRPDGRFKEKVNVVAYPVEELGGLLFAYLGPSPAPLVPRWDLFVTEHAWRDIGFTILPCNWVQCQENSTDPVHAEWLHGVYGLYLAQKTGAEVPPWRVAMARPHQKIGFEKFAHGVFKKRVVEGTSEEDDIWKVGHPWVFPNILRSTTGTTSTEFQIRVPIDDYNTLHVVYTRYQFPSEVDVPPQEVVPYYEIPLYINGELNLEVPLPQDFMAWVTQGPVTNRTIERLGESDIGVIQFRQMLFEAIDVVKDGGDPMNVFRIPEENECIMMTQESVYYTPDRNQARMIYHGHQRYNPKIEEIIGMFPK
- a CDS encoding isochorismatase family protein, with product MTKYGFEDHCWQDVISPEDLYLYRHYERDLYIGERPALLAIDLYNMAYQGGAGAIHEIAEKFPSACGDFAWNAIDPTKQLFSMMRSRGLPVFYTTGEDRQESRPNKVRATNRQSTNTSENPFEIFDSFSPEPEDTIIYKQRASGFYGTPLMAHLTQAGIDTVIVCGESTSGCVRASVADAYSNGLHVVIAEECVFDRGLLSHKINLFDMHHKYADVMHLDEIAERLEVFPEI
- a CDS encoding Rieske 2Fe-2S domain-containing protein, encoding MLTQDMNDRIARVGPGTPGGELFRRYWLPFMPSAKLDEDPVQPVRLLGEDLTCYKDKSGNVGLIGQRCLHRAVDLRYGIPDENGLRCPYHGWLYDSQGSCIEAPLEARPDMFKDRIKLSGYPVKEMGGLLFAYMGPNPAPLLPPWDLFVWPNSVRQIGYAVLNANWLQCQENTGDPAHGVYLHGHLFEYSLQKMGDTDRLERMSKNFHNAAHGIKDLYVHETEYGMEKGILYSKELGAAEDKKTRHSTVIFPFYTEQNAAGAPWSEFQIRVPIDDEHTYHINYNCYAAPPGVEAPKQDFVPYYEVPVWDEDGKPILDCILNQDFVGWWSQGPLTDRTAENLGRTDIPVVFLRKQIDENIKIVEDGGDPMNVFRDPTQMGDILYGGGAPAETWTDPNWAKNSVELNRNTRAQYHKGGATWESDRYGPAIPLVGELHRRMEEAVEQAKS
- a CDS encoding cysteine desulfurase, with amino-acid sequence MLSEFIYLDNAATTPMSALAVAAMNPYLYEEYGNPSSLYSLGQSARRGLDQARNRCARVLGSRPSEIVFTSGGTESDNAATMGVAFAQKKIGMHIVTTAIEHHALLHATKLLELLGYEVTYIKPEANGLISPDSVLSAIREDTVLVSVMLANNEIGTIQPIKKISDVIRQKADELQHSIYFHTDAVQAPGALSINVDDLGVDLMSLSAHKFHGPKGVGLLYIRQGTPFVPTQAGGAQERERRAGTENVAGIVAMSVALEEAEYRRVENSKKCVALRDKLFASLCERIEGVHINGTLEHRLPNNVNISFEGIESEPLLMALDLEGIYASSGSACSAGSLEPSHVLRAMKITDERSRASLRLSLSPNTTEEEIDKVVGVLSDQVKRIRKLM
- a CDS encoding nucleotidyltransferase family protein; translated protein: MEKPTTALILAGGKGERLRPLTDNRPKPMVLVNGKPIIQYQLEWLRDNSINKAFLLTGYLHNVINDYFASQPVNGLDVRCIKEKSPLGRGGAFKHGYYEAGLNDSLVYASNGDIYTNISFDDLCAVHSNEQAMATIALTPMVSQYGVVDTNEDTVTGFREKPLLPYWINSGAYLLNKETIELFPDIGDHETKVFPDLAQEGKLAALKSHAFWRSLETIKDLDIIGEFLNTNQN